One Candidatus Firestonebacteria bacterium RIFOXYD2_FULL_39_29 DNA window includes the following coding sequences:
- a CDS encoding non-canonical purine NTP pyrophosphatase, RdgB/HAM1 family, translating into MEIVLATRNRNKIREISKKLKTFGLKFLTLDNFRNFPEVIENKDTLEENAVKKASEISSCTGHISLSDDTGLEVDYLKGAPGVYSARFAGEGCSYQDNNIKLLKLLSNVPLSKRGALFRTVIVIKIPGKKPVILEGRCRGKISFAINGKKGFGYDSIFIPSGYKKTYSEMSLSSKNRISHRGKALDKVKKVLVRLIKIRK; encoded by the coding sequence TTGGAAATAGTTCTTGCAACGCGTAACCGCAATAAAATAAGAGAGATTTCAAAAAAACTCAAAACATTTGGATTAAAGTTTCTTACTTTGGATAATTTTAGAAATTTTCCTGAAGTAATAGAAAATAAAGATACCCTGGAAGAGAATGCGGTAAAGAAAGCCTCTGAGATAAGCAGCTGTACCGGACATATTTCTCTGTCCGATGATACAGGATTGGAGGTTGATTATTTAAAAGGCGCTCCGGGTGTATATTCCGCAAGATTTGCAGGTGAAGGCTGTTCATATCAGGATAATAATATCAAACTTCTAAAATTACTGTCTAATGTTCCTTTAAGTAAAAGAGGGGCTCTCTTTCGAACTGTCATAGTTATAAAAATTCCAGGGAAAAAACCTGTTATTCTTGAAGGGCGCTGCAGAGGTAAAATATCATTTGCGATTAATGGTAAAAAAGGTTTTGGCTATGATTCAATTTTTATTCCTTCGGGTTATAAGAAGACTTACTCTGAAATGTCACTTTCTTCTAAAAATAGAATAAGTCACAGAGGAAAAGCGCTGGACAAAGTAAAGAAAGTTCTGGTAAGATTGATAAAGATACGCAAATAG
- a CDS encoding glutamate racemase: MNNNRPIGIFDSGVGGVTVLKEICKYLPNESIIYFGDTKHLPYGSKSKATVTRLSTENVQFLLKKNVKFVVVACNTASALSLKLLKKFYLVPMLGVVESGAKAAAEATKNNKIGIIGTKATIESRAYIDALLKHNNRLKVTGKACPLFVSLVEEGWFNSKITELTAREYLKAFNKKNIDTLVLGCTHYPFLKPVLARVLKGVKLIDSATETAKSVKEALTVKGMLRKTTKRPVYSFYVTDAPEKFRKLGSSFLGKNINNVKLVKVE, translated from the coding sequence TTGAATAACAACAGACCTATAGGCATCTTTGACTCTGGAGTAGGCGGGGTAACCGTACTTAAAGAAATATGCAAGTATCTTCCAAACGAAAGTATTATTTATTTTGGGGATACAAAACATCTTCCGTATGGCTCTAAATCCAAGGCTACGGTAACCAGACTATCAACAGAGAATGTTCAATTTTTATTAAAGAAAAATGTTAAATTTGTGGTAGTTGCCTGCAATACTGCGTCTGCTTTAAGTTTAAAGCTTCTTAAAAAATTTTATTTAGTTCCAATGCTTGGAGTTGTCGAATCCGGAGCAAAAGCCGCGGCAGAAGCTACTAAAAACAATAAAATAGGCATAATAGGTACTAAAGCGACAATAGAAAGCAGAGCGTATATAGATGCTCTGCTTAAACATAATAACAGGCTTAAGGTAACGGGAAAAGCCTGCCCTTTATTTGTTTCTCTGGTTGAGGAAGGCTGGTTTAACTCGAAAATAACCGAACTAACAGCAAGGGAATATTTAAAGGCATTTAATAAAAAAAATATTGATACTCTTGTCCTGGGCTGCACTCATTATCCTTTTTTAAAGCCGGTCTTGGCCAGGGTTTTAAAAGGAGTAAAGCTGATAGATTCTGCAACAGAAACTGCTAAGTCTGTTAAAGAAGCTTTGACGGTAAAAGGTATGCTAAGAAAGACAACAAAACGTCCGGTTTACAGCTTTTATGTTACGGATGCTCCGGAAAAATTCAGAAAACTTGGTTCCTCTTTTCTCGGCAAAAATATTAATAACGTAAAACTCGTTAAAGTGGAGTGA
- a CDS encoding ribonuclease PH: MRIDNRKNDELRPLRIIRHYIKYPEGSVLIACGFTKVICTATILDEVPPFLRSENRGWITAEYGMIPRSTPERKNRDGSKGKVDGRTHEIQRLIGRSLRAVVDMTKLGKRTILLDCDVIQADGGTRTAAITGSFVAMADALLYLHKKGILEENPIKDYVAAISVGVVRGEAMLDLCYEEDSKAEVDMNFVMTGSGKFVEIQGTAENNPFSKQDVGAMMKLAEQGIKEIFKDQKKVLGPWK; encoded by the coding sequence ATGAGAATTGATAATAGAAAAAATGACGAATTAAGACCATTGCGTATAATCCGTCATTATATTAAATATCCGGAAGGTTCAGTGTTGATTGCCTGCGGTTTTACCAAGGTCATCTGCACTGCCACTATACTTGATGAAGTTCCGCCTTTTTTGAGATCAGAGAATAGAGGCTGGATAACTGCTGAATACGGGATGATCCCGAGATCTACGCCTGAAAGGAAAAATAGAGACGGTTCAAAAGGAAAGGTTGACGGCAGGACACATGAAATTCAGCGTTTGATAGGACGTTCTCTCCGTGCCGTAGTGGATATGACAAAACTGGGGAAACGCACAATATTGCTGGACTGCGATGTTATTCAGGCTGATGGAGGCACAAGGACTGCGGCTATTACAGGCTCGTTTGTTGCGATGGCTGATGCTTTATTATATCTTCATAAAAAAGGTATTCTTGAGGAAAATCCTATTAAGGATTATGTTGCTGCTATAAGTGTTGGTGTTGTTAGAGGTGAAGCGATGCTGGATCTTTGCTATGAAGAGGATTCAAAAGCTGAAGTAGACATGAATTTTGTAATGACCGGTTCCGGTAAGTTTGTGGAGATTCAAGGTACTGCCGAAAATAATCCTTTTTCGAAGCAGGATGTCGGTGCCATGATGAAACTGGCAGAACAAGGTATTAAAGAGATATTTAAAGATCAAAAAAAGGTACTTGGGCCTTGGAAATAG